Part of the Corynebacterium caspium DSM 44850 genome, ACCACCGGCGTGGCCCCACCCGCATTACGTAGAGCAAAATCGCGATTATGGCCACCAGGGAGACCATTAGGAGGGTCATAATTTCATCATCAAAAGCGCCGATTAAAAGAACTGCCAAAATGCTAGTAATGGCCATAATTCCGGCCCTAATTCTGGCACCATTACGGTTATAGGCAGCTAATTCAGCAGCGGTATATACCCGGCCAGAATAGGCGCTGGCATCGTTTATCGCATTGATATCAGAAAGATTTGCCCTACTTGTCAGCACCTCTGGCAATGGCTGTTGGCCATAGGTCTGAAAATCTGGGTTTAGAGGATAGCCGCCTAGGTCTTTAAAGAGATCAGGCAGATTTTCACGATATTTTGTTTGGGCTACCTGGGCGCACCGTTCATCGAATTCGCCAACACTAAGTTGGCCGCGCCCCATAGCTATACCTAATAAATTAATAGCTTCTAAGCGTTCTTCGTCGCTGAGGCGGATGCGTCGGGCATGGTTTTCCATAGCTTCAACTTTAGCCTTAAAAGCCAGGCACTACTATCCAGTATTCAAATATTTAATTGACCTATCCCTGCTGCTGCAATACTCTAAAATCTAATTGAAACTTATAGCAAATACCTTGAAGGGGTTGTTGATGAAACTATCTAGAACAGCAATTGCGATCTTGACCGCAAGCACACTATTTCTTGCCGCATGTTCGCCAAACCAAGAAAACAGCAGTACCAGCGCCACCGGCGCATCCGGCGCTACCGATATGATCACGGTGGAAAACTGTGGTCACACCATCGAATTGCGAGCCCCGGCACAACGCATCGTCACTACAGAACAAGGCGCCACGGAAACCATTTTGTCCCTCGGTGGCCATGATGAAATCGTGGGCGTTGGGCACACCAAGGATGCCTACTGGGAGCGCAATGCCAAACTAGCCAAGGACCTCCCAATCCTTTCGGATACTATCCCCACCACTGAAGAAGTGCGCAATGTCGATGCGGATCTGGTCGTTAGTCCTTTTGCCAGTGTTTTCACTGCCGATACCGTGGGAACGCGGGAAGAATACGCCAAGCTAGGGGTCGGTACTTGGGTGACTAATCTAGAATGTGCCCCGGATAACGAAGATGCTTTTATCACCCTGGAGCGCGATTATGAGCAGCTAGGCAAGCTCCTGGGGAGAGAGGAAGAAGCTAGCAAACTAATTGCTGAGCAGCGTGAAACCATTGCTTCAGCTAAGTCCTCTGGCACTGGTCAGAGCACTGTCTACCTGTATTCAGTATTTGATGATGCCCCCTATGTGGCTGGTGGTTTTGCACTTACCGATGCCATCGCCAAAATCACGAATACCACTAATTCCTTCTCTAATTTGAAGGAAGATTGGCCCCAGATCTCTTGGGAGTCCTTCGCTGATGCAGATCCCGACATAATCTTCCTGGTGGATCTGCCCACTCGCGGCAAGCCAGGTGATACCGCTGCAGAAAAAATGGAAATGCTGAAGAATAATCCCGCCACCCGCAATATGCGTGCCGTGCGTGAAAATAAGTTCATTGCTGTGCCTGGGGTGGGGCTAAGCCCTTCAGCGCGTGCCGTGGAACCGCTTCAGGTTATCGGAAGTGAGCTTGGGAAACTGTGACCCAGAAAACGCGTGTACCAGCAGGCCGACTCATCCTTGCCTGGGTGATCGGTCTGTTGATCTTAGTTATAGTCGCGGTGTCCAGCGTCTTTTTAGGTGCTGCTAGTTTGAAGGTTTCTGAAGTGCTAGGAGCCTTTAATCTCGGTGGATACCCGGCTCCTAGTCCGCTGCGGCAATCTATTCTTTTTGAACTGCGCATCCCCCGTATTCTCATGGCAATTGCGGTAGGAGCAGGCTTAGCAGTAGCTGGTGCTTGTTTGCAGACAGTCACTCGAAACCCACTTTCAGAGCCCTATTTGCTCGGAATTTCCGGTGGTGCTTCAGTGGGTGCAGTAGTGGTAATCCTTTTTGGTTTCGGCGCTGCTGTCTCTCTAACGGCTGGAGCCACTGTGGGCGGCCTCTTAGCATTTGGTCTTTTAATGCTGTTACTAAAAGGCACTGGCTTTCAATCGCACCGCGTAGTGCTCACCGGGGTGTTGGTGGGACAATTAGCCCAGGCCATAATGTTCCTGCTCATGATGGCAAAAGGTGATGCTGATGCCGTGCAAGCAATTATGTCTTGGCTGCTAGGTGCCCTAGGGGCCTCCCGATGGGACCAACTAATTACCACCACTATCGTGGCCTCGGCCAGCATTATTGTGCTGTGGGCCATGTCACGATACTTAGACATCCTAAGTTTCGGTGATGAAACTGCAGAGTCTATGGGGGTGCCAGTAGTGCTGGTGCGCGGGGTCGTGCTAGTGGTAGTTTCCCTGCTCACCGCCTCTACTGTGGCTGCAGTGGGAGCCATTGGATTCGTGGGCCTTATTGTGCCGCATGCGGTTCGGATGGTGGTAGGTTCTGCGCATATTCGCGTAATTCCGCTATCTGCTTTGGTAGGGGCAATTTTGCTAGTGGTTGCTGATGCCATCGCCAGAATACTTTTCGATGCTCGTGAACTTCCGGTGGGCGTTATTACCGCACTAATCGGGGTACCTATTTTCTTCATTATTTTGCGCCGTGACCAAAGGAGCAACCAGTGAGTGAGCTTAAAAGAGAAGCTGTTTTTCCTGGCTTGCAGGTAAAACATCTCACGGTTAAATACGATAACGGCTTTCAGGCGGTTAAAGATTGTAGTTTCCAGGTAGAGCCAGGGGAGATCGTGGCTCTGGTTGGGCCTAATGGCTGTGGAAAATCTTCCATGTTAAAGGCGGTGGCGCAGTTAATTTCGCATAAAGGCGAAGTTTCAATTGGGGCACAGCAGCTTTCGAAATTAAGCCGTAAAGAGCGCGTAGCCTTGCTTTCTTATGTGCCACAGATCGCTGAAATGGATGTGGACCTCACGGCACGAGAAATCGTGCGTCTAGGGGCTACGGCTGGTCGGGGTCTTTTTGCTAAAGCTAAAGCTGGCGATGAAGCCCGAGTCACTCATGCGCTGCAACATGTTTCCATGCTTGATCGGGAGCATTCACGATGGACAGAGCTTTCCGGTGGGCAGCGCCAGCGGCTCTCAATTGCGCGAGCTTTGGCTCAAGAATCTCAAGTGATTATGTTAGATGAGCCCACAAATCACCTTGATATTGAGCACCAGATGCTCCTGGTGAAGCTCCTTAGACATGTGGTTTCTGACCATAAATCATCAGCTGTGATTGTGTTGCATGACTTGGGTTTAGCTGCCCGGATGGCAGATAAAATTGTGGTTATGAATGCCGGGGAGATTAAAACCTTCGGAGAACCTGTGAATGCCCTACGCCCAGAAATTATCGAGAATTATTTCCGAGTTAAAGGACATATAGTGCACTCGGCAGCGGGGGCAGCGGCCTTAATGATTGAAGATCAGGCAGAATAGCCTGGTAGTCGGGGAAAACTGTGAACTGAAGCGATTAACCGCTTAAGTTAAACAGAGCAATGTGTTTCACCTATAACAAGCCATATGCCCCTTTTCGGGGGTGTATGGCTTGTGCTGCAAACCACATAATTTCCTGGGAATCTGCTCAAAAATTCATAAATACAACATTTGTCCCACAGGGTTTATCTCTAAGGTTTGGTCGTAAATTAGATGTATATCCCCAGCTGGCAGCGGGCGAGGCTGAGATATTAGTGAGAGTGCCGAAGTATCCTTTCGGTGGATACCTGGTGTTTGAAAGTTGATGACTCAACATTAAAGCGTTATTCGAAGTATCTTAATTTTGAGTACGGTTACCGCCATGACAGAAAGAAAAGGCACTGTGAACGGCGCAGCCACTGGCGCGCCTAAAGCCCCGGCTGTGGCTGGGCATGTATCTCGCGGTCGTGCTTCGGCCGTATTGATGATTGGCGTTTTCGCTCTTGCGTTCTCCGGCATCTTGGTTAAGGAATCGAATTTCGAGCCCGCCACCAATGCTTGGCTACGTATTGCGATTGGCCTTTTGACCCTACTTCCCTTCGGTTTCTTTGAAATGAAGAAGAAGGGCCGTATCGATGCTTGGGGAATGAAGTTCTCCTTGCTCGCAGGTTGTTTCTTGGGTGTTGACTTCGTCTGCTGGAACTATTCCATCTTCTACGTAGGCGCTGGCATTGCCTCCATTTTGCTTAACCTCCAGGTCATCATCGTGCCAATGCTGGCATGGGCCTTTGATAAGTACCGCGTGCCGGTATCCTTCATCATCTTGGTTCCACTCATGATCGTGGGCATTATGCTCACCGGTGGCGTTTTTGAGCCTGCCGACACCACTGGTCCGGCCACTGTTTACGGCATCAAGACCGCTGTTCTAGGTACCGCTCTTGGTTGTACTTCTGGCGTTTGCTACTCCTTCTACCTTTACTTCTCTCGTAAAGCCGGCAAGCACCGTCGTGACCTTTACAGCCAGTCGATGATCTTCACCAACATCACTCAGCTGATTCCTTCCTCTATCTTCATTCTTTGCAACTTCTCCGGTCGCGGTTTCGACTTGACCCACGGCGTTATGCTTGACGGCAAGCTTCCGGCAGTTCCAGAAACCATGGTTGGCGATGACATCACCGCTCACAACTGGTTCATGATGATCTTGCTCGGCACCTTGGCTCAGGCCATGGCTTGGACCTTCGTGCAGTACGGTTCGGTACACATCGATCCGACCCTTGCTGCTGGTCTACTCCTGCTCTCTCCGGCTTCCACCATCTTCATTGCTGCTGGTACTCACGGAGAAATCCCATCTGTCTTGCAGGTTGTGGGTGTTATCGTGATTCTTGCCTGCGTTGCCTGGCAGAATGGACTCATCCAAGCCGCTTACGGAAAGATCACCGGGAAGAAGCCAAAGCCTCCCGTTGAATCAGAAGTAACAGTCTAAATAAAAGAAAGTTCCTCCTAGCTCGATGAATTGCCTGCCCCGTAATCCGGAGAATATTCCGGGGATGAGGGGCCGGCGGTGAGTTAGGTGGACTTTTTCTATTTAGCCCACAATTCAATATCTGCTTGAATATCCCCTTTCCCGTTGATTAATTACAAGGAGAGACATGCATCTGACAAATCGTGAGCAAGAGAAGCTGCTCATCGTGGTGGCTGCCGATCTCGCACGTCGCCGCAAGGAACGTGGCGTAAAGCTAAACCACCCTGAAGCCATTGCGCTCATCACCGCCGAAGTTATCGAAGGTGCCCGTGATGGCAAGTCTGTTGCCGAACTAATGGCAGCTGGCGCCCAAATCCTCACCCGTGAAGACGTCATGGACGGTGTTCCGGAAATGATTCACGACGTACAGGTTGAAGCAACATTCCGCGACGGCACCAAGCTCGTCACCGTACACAACCCCATTCGCTAAGACGTCTTCGGAAGGAGAGAAACCATGATCCCAGGTGAATACTTCATCAAGGAAGGCGACATTGTTCTCAATGAGGGCAAAGAAGCCATCACCTTACAGGTAACCAACCGTGGCGACCGTCCGGTTCAGGTCGGTTCCCACTTCCACTTCGCTGAGGCTAACAGCGAGCTCGAATTCGACCGCGAGGCAGCACGCGGTAAGCGACTCGACATCCCGGCTGGCACCGCTGTCCGCCTTGAGCCTGGCGACTCCCGCAGCGTGGATCTAGTCGATTTCGGCGGTAACCGTGCAGTTTACGGCTTCAACGCCAAGGTCAACGGATCCCTGGACTAATAAAGAACTTATAGAAAGCGAAGGAGAGCCGTTTTATGTCGATTAAGATTACGCGTAAAGAATATTCGGAAATTTACGGTCCCACCACTGGCGACCGCGTCCGTCTAGCTGATACTGACCTCATTCTAGAAATCGAAAAGGACCTCACCACCTACGGTGAAGAGGTTTCTTTCGGCGGTGGCAAGGTTATCCGTGATGGTATGGGCCAGAATGGTCGCCTAACCCGCGAAGGTTCTGAAGTACCTGACTTGCTAATTATTAACGCCATCATCGTGGATTACACCGGCATCTATAAGGCCGACGTGGCAATTCGCGACGGACGCATTAGCGCTATCGGTAAAGCCGGTAACCCGGATACCCAGCCCAATGTAACCATTGTGGCCGGCGTAAACACCGAAGTTATCGCTGGTGAGCATA contains:
- a CDS encoding DUF1707 SHOCT-like domain-containing protein; translated protein: MENHARRIRLSDEERLEAINLLGIAMGRGQLSVGEFDERCAQVAQTKYRENLPDLFKDLGGYPLNPDFQTYGQQPLPEVLTSRANLSDINAINDASAYSGRVYTAAELAAYNRNGARIRAGIMAITSILAVLLIGAFDDEIMTLLMVSLVAIIAILLYVMRVGPRRWYIPSPRELEKKRMREVAKTQKLRALERREQRREQLNEISNAALSKTAEVLKKKNNPFQGHR
- a CDS encoding ABC transporter substrate-binding protein, which codes for MKLSRTAIAILTASTLFLAACSPNQENSSTSATGASGATDMITVENCGHTIELRAPAQRIVTTEQGATETILSLGGHDEIVGVGHTKDAYWERNAKLAKDLPILSDTIPTTEEVRNVDADLVVSPFASVFTADTVGTREEYAKLGVGTWVTNLECAPDNEDAFITLERDYEQLGKLLGREEEASKLIAEQRETIASAKSSGTGQSTVYLYSVFDDAPYVAGGFALTDAIAKITNTTNSFSNLKEDWPQISWESFADADPDIIFLVDLPTRGKPGDTAAEKMEMLKNNPATRNMRAVRENKFIAVPGVGLSPSARAVEPLQVIGSELGKL
- a CDS encoding FecCD family ABC transporter permease is translated as MTQKTRVPAGRLILAWVIGLLILVIVAVSSVFLGAASLKVSEVLGAFNLGGYPAPSPLRQSILFELRIPRILMAIAVGAGLAVAGACLQTVTRNPLSEPYLLGISGGASVGAVVVILFGFGAAVSLTAGATVGGLLAFGLLMLLLKGTGFQSHRVVLTGVLVGQLAQAIMFLLMMAKGDADAVQAIMSWLLGALGASRWDQLITTTIVASASIIVLWAMSRYLDILSFGDETAESMGVPVVLVRGVVLVVVSLLTASTVAAVGAIGFVGLIVPHAVRMVVGSAHIRVIPLSALVGAILLVVADAIARILFDARELPVGVITALIGVPIFFIILRRDQRSNQ
- a CDS encoding ABC transporter ATP-binding protein, with amino-acid sequence MSELKREAVFPGLQVKHLTVKYDNGFQAVKDCSFQVEPGEIVALVGPNGCGKSSMLKAVAQLISHKGEVSIGAQQLSKLSRKERVALLSYVPQIAEMDVDLTAREIVRLGATAGRGLFAKAKAGDEARVTHALQHVSMLDREHSRWTELSGGQRQRLSIARALAQESQVIMLDEPTNHLDIEHQMLLVKLLRHVVSDHKSSAVIVLHDLGLAARMADKIVVMNAGEIKTFGEPVNALRPEIIENYFRVKGHIVHSAAGAAALMIEDQAE
- a CDS encoding DMT family transporter, which encodes MTERKGTVNGAATGAPKAPAVAGHVSRGRASAVLMIGVFALAFSGILVKESNFEPATNAWLRIAIGLLTLLPFGFFEMKKKGRIDAWGMKFSLLAGCFLGVDFVCWNYSIFYVGAGIASILLNLQVIIVPMLAWAFDKYRVPVSFIILVPLMIVGIMLTGGVFEPADTTGPATVYGIKTAVLGTALGCTSGVCYSFYLYFSRKAGKHRRDLYSQSMIFTNITQLIPSSIFILCNFSGRGFDLTHGVMLDGKLPAVPETMVGDDITAHNWFMMILLGTLAQAMAWTFVQYGSVHIDPTLAAGLLLLSPASTIFIAAGTHGEIPSVLQVVGVIVILACVAWQNGLIQAAYGKITGKKPKPPVESEVTV
- a CDS encoding urease subunit gamma, which encodes MHLTNREQEKLLIVVAADLARRRKERGVKLNHPEAIALITAEVIEGARDGKSVAELMAAGAQILTREDVMDGVPEMIHDVQVEATFRDGTKLVTVHNPIR
- a CDS encoding urease subunit beta; the encoded protein is MIPGEYFIKEGDIVLNEGKEAITLQVTNRGDRPVQVGSHFHFAEANSELEFDREAARGKRLDIPAGTAVRLEPGDSRSVDLVDFGGNRAVYGFNAKVNGSLD